In the Alistipes provencensis genome, ACTGTGGCAGTTCATGCCCACGACCGGCAAGAGCTACGGGCTCGAAATCAATTCGCTGGTAGACGAGCGCCGTGACCCCTACCTCGCCACGCAGGCCGCCTGCCGTTACCTGAAGGACCTCTACGCCATCTACAACGACTGGTCGCTGGCCATCGCCGCCTACAACTGCGGCCCGGGCAACGTCAACAAGGCCATCGCCCGCTCGGGAGGCAAGAATTTCTGGGAGATTTACGACTACCTGCCCCGCGAGACGCGCGGCTATGTCCCGGCCTTCATCGGGGCGTCGTATGCCTATGCCTACCACCAGCAGCACGGCATCGAGCCCACCGAGGCCCCGATTCCACTTTCAGTGGACACCGTGCGGATCAACAAGCTGATGCATCTGGAGCAGATCTCCTCGACGATCGATCTGCCGATCGAAACCCTGCGCCAGCTCAACCCCCAGTACAAGCTCGACATCATCCCCGCGACGACCAAGTCCTACGCACTGGTCCTGCCGCAGCGTTATGTCATGCAGTACATCGCCCACGAACCTGAGATCCACGCCAAAGACTCGATGTACCTCAAGGAGTACATCAACCCGGCCAACCTCGACAAGAAACGCCAAGAGCGCAGCGGATCGGTCTATGTGGTCAAGAAGGGCGACACGCTGGGCGCCATCGCCCGCCGTTACCGCGTGACCACGGCGCAGATCATGCGTTGGAACAACCTCAAGAGCGCCCACAAGCTCCGCATCGGGCAAAAACTCCGCATCGAAGGTAGATAATGATTCCCGACCACGATACCATCGTCGCCCCTGCAACCGCCGCAGGAGG is a window encoding:
- a CDS encoding lytic transglycosylase domain-containing protein, which gives rise to MKKLLTIALLLTVAAQASALDRSPRKKRRDKNKARTETPAPTPAPAVEKTVVPAPEPEPEPVEEPVVNDMTLGFTPEQTDSLLAAWRERQRQDAYSEFFKQYILEDSTEVADTTPDSVYARRLLDLASPIQFPYNNIVKGYINRYTSSRYGTISRILGMSQYYFPIIEEALLREGLPVELRALPIIESALSPTATSPMGAVGLWQFMPTTGKSYGLEINSLVDERRDPYLATQAACRYLKDLYAIYNDWSLAIAAYNCGPGNVNKAIARSGGKNFWEIYDYLPRETRGYVPAFIGASYAYAYHQQHGIEPTEAPIPLSVDTVRINKLMHLEQISSTIDLPIETLRQLNPQYKLDIIPATTKSYALVLPQRYVMQYIAHEPEIHAKDSMYLKEYINPANLDKKRQERSGSVYVVKKGDTLGAIARRYRVTTAQIMRWNNLKSAHKLRIGQKLRIEGR